The Methylomusa anaerophila genome has a segment encoding these proteins:
- the ilvN gene encoding acetolactate synthase small subunit — MQNIISILVQNQPGVLVRVAGMFSRRGFNIDSLTVGVTQDPEYSRITVTVRGNHTFMNQIKYQLEKLVEVAAVQILPKENSVARGMALIKVNAGDKRGELLKLSEVFRASVVDITDTAITFEITGDESKIEAFANVLTPYGILETIRAGLVALERGENTIYKVEESDEYEQNVL; from the coding sequence ATGCAAAACATCATTTCCATATTAGTACAAAACCAGCCTGGGGTGCTGGTCAGGGTAGCCGGTATGTTTTCGCGGCGGGGGTTCAATATTGACAGCTTGACTGTGGGCGTCACTCAGGATCCGGAATACTCCAGAATTACGGTGACTGTACGGGGGAATCATACTTTCATGAACCAAATAAAATACCAGCTGGAAAAATTGGTAGAAGTTGCCGCTGTTCAGATTTTGCCAAAAGAAAACTCGGTTGCAAGAGGGATGGCGCTGATCAAAGTAAACGCCGGCGACAAACGGGGGGAATTGTTAAAGCTCTCTGAAGTATTTCGCGCATCTGTCGTGGATATTACCGATACGGCAATAACTTTTGAAATTACCGGTGATGAAAGCAAGATTGAGGCTTTTGCCAACGTGCTTACCCCATATGGTATTCTGGAAACCATTCGCGCGGGCCTGGTGGCACTGGAGCGTGGTGAAAATACAATTTATAAAGTTGAGGAGAGCGACGAATATGAGCAAAATGTATTATGA